In the genome of Pseudomonas protegens, one region contains:
- a CDS encoding serine/threonine-protein kinase: MDILIPGFDIQGEIGEGAMASVYLATQRSLERKVALKVMAAALAADPSFCERFLREGKTLARLSHPHTVTIHDIGNVGELYYMAMEYLPNGTLKERIAAGLTPEQGLTYIRQIASALGYAHAQGLVHRDVKPANILFRADGTAVLSDFGIAKSLDDRTQFTQAGFAVGTPSYMSPEQARGQDIDGRADLYALGVVLYEILVGELPYNGTDALSTALAHLTEPLPELPLHHGRYQHILRKLLAKDPAERYPDAAALLAALDNLPPETADVEATLIQPLPLPPQAAPQPVTQPVLQGNDLAGLTPVSIEIPQQAPRREPPEEPPAPPRTANLPPAGSGASEQRRGPVLALAGVAVAVALAVAGAGYWWLSGDSPAPVPKTAATAGTPPAVVAPPVEQALAADVDGGQRPLLMPGKKTLFQRVLSKPGASFSSAPGATPDKPVPAFSVLYVYQRKNLDGRSWLRLGAASDGRSAGWLPAEQVSDWKQSLVLKFTERSGRAPVMFVRQASELERLLADPAAAKNLLLRAQKNPQDEQQVLALEPNASAVPQEQFYLLPIFDSKESFDENGQPVQLLNVASIDPGNSPQSISDSSGKPLPANSPPAAADAFRTAVVLVVDTSVSMQPYIDQVRDVVHELQSKIAERGELDSVSFGLVGFRNNTSKTPGLEYVTKTLVTLDQGRDPQRFQELVSQVKATNVSSHSFNEDAFAGVMQAVEGMDWKGYGGRLILLVSDAGALRKNDPYSRTQMNEAEVRQAALGKQIKIYALHLRTDAGKKNHAQAETQYRVLTADANPKIGDLYIPVPGGDVRKFGERVDEIGTVFADLVHQVRSNQHQEVPLLAAAPSIAQKSAAIGYAMHMDFLGRKSASQAPQLVSAWTADRDLTNPALPAFQVCVMLTKLQLNDLQQSLKLIVDAARKTQTSPKDFFQEIASASAYMSRDPSALRKGGNLADGGVLGEYLEGLPYRSKSLNMTQDLWLSLSVAEQEDFIDELDSKIRLYETFHNDLANWVRFGDAEPGDALYRVPLSTLP; encoded by the coding sequence ATGGACATTCTGATTCCCGGCTTTGACATCCAGGGCGAGATTGGCGAAGGCGCCATGGCCAGCGTGTACCTGGCGACCCAGCGTTCGCTTGAGCGCAAGGTGGCGCTCAAGGTGATGGCCGCGGCGCTGGCCGCCGACCCGAGCTTCTGCGAGCGCTTCTTGCGCGAGGGCAAGACCCTGGCGCGGCTGTCGCACCCGCACACCGTGACCATCCACGACATCGGCAATGTCGGCGAGCTGTACTACATGGCCATGGAGTACCTGCCCAACGGCACCCTGAAAGAGCGCATCGCCGCCGGGCTGACCCCGGAGCAGGGTCTGACCTACATCCGCCAGATCGCCTCGGCCCTGGGTTATGCCCACGCCCAGGGGCTGGTGCACCGTGATGTGAAGCCGGCCAACATCCTGTTCCGCGCCGATGGCACGGCGGTGCTCTCGGACTTCGGCATTGCCAAGTCGCTGGACGACCGCACCCAGTTCACCCAGGCCGGTTTTGCCGTGGGCACGCCGAGCTACATGAGCCCGGAGCAGGCCCGGGGCCAGGACATCGACGGTCGCGCCGACCTCTATGCCCTGGGCGTGGTGCTGTACGAGATTCTCGTCGGCGAGTTGCCGTACAACGGCACCGACGCCCTGTCCACGGCCCTGGCCCACCTCACCGAGCCGCTGCCGGAGCTGCCGCTGCACCACGGGCGCTACCAGCACATCCTGCGCAAGCTCCTGGCCAAGGACCCGGCGGAACGCTACCCGGACGCGGCGGCCTTGCTGGCGGCCCTGGACAACCTGCCGCCGGAGACGGCCGATGTGGAGGCGACGCTGATCCAGCCGTTGCCGCTGCCACCCCAGGCTGCGCCCCAGCCTGTAACTCAGCCTGTACTTCAGGGCAACGACCTGGCCGGGCTGACCCCGGTGTCGATCGAGATTCCGCAACAGGCGCCGCGCCGCGAGCCGCCCGAGGAGCCACCGGCGCCGCCGCGCACCGCCAATCTGCCGCCCGCCGGCAGTGGCGCTTCCGAACAGCGGCGCGGCCCGGTGCTGGCCCTGGCCGGGGTTGCCGTGGCGGTGGCCCTGGCCGTGGCGGGTGCGGGGTACTGGTGGTTGTCCGGCGACAGCCCGGCGCCGGTGCCCAAGACCGCTGCGACGGCCGGCACCCCGCCTGCGGTGGTGGCGCCGCCGGTGGAGCAGGCGCTGGCGGCGGATGTCGATGGCGGCCAGCGGCCGTTGTTGATGCCGGGCAAGAAGACCCTGTTCCAGCGGGTGCTGAGCAAGCCGGGGGCGAGTTTTTCCAGCGCCCCGGGGGCCACGCCGGACAAGCCGGTGCCGGCGTTCTCGGTGCTCTATGTGTACCAGCGCAAGAACCTCGACGGCCGCTCCTGGCTGCGCCTGGGCGCCGCCAGTGACGGCCGCAGCGCCGGCTGGTTGCCGGCCGAGCAGGTCAGCGACTGGAAGCAGAGCCTGGTGCTGAAATTCACCGAGCGTTCTGGCCGCGCGCCGGTGATGTTCGTGCGTCAGGCCAGCGAGCTGGAGCGCCTGCTGGCGGACCCGGCAGCGGCCAAGAACCTGCTGCTCAGGGCGCAGAAGAATCCCCAGGACGAGCAGCAGGTGCTGGCCCTGGAACCCAATGCCAGCGCGGTGCCCCAGGAGCAGTTCTACCTGCTGCCGATCTTCGATTCCAAGGAAAGCTTCGACGAGAACGGCCAGCCGGTGCAGTTGCTCAACGTCGCCTCGATCGATCCGGGCAACAGCCCGCAGAGCATCAGCGACAGCAGCGGCAAGCCGTTGCCGGCGAACAGCCCGCCGGCCGCCGCCGATGCCTTCCGCACCGCGGTGGTGCTGGTGGTGGACACCTCGGTGTCGATGCAGCCGTACATCGATCAGGTGCGCGACGTGGTGCACGAGCTGCAGAGCAAGATCGCCGAGCGCGGCGAGCTGGACAGCGTCAGCTTCGGCCTGGTGGGCTTTCGCAACAACACCAGCAAGACCCCGGGCCTGGAGTACGTGACCAAGACCCTGGTGACCCTGGACCAGGGCCGCGACCCGCAGCGCTTCCAGGAGCTGGTGAGCCAGGTCAAGGCCACCAACGTCTCCAGCCACTCGTTCAACGAAGACGCCTTCGCCGGCGTGATGCAGGCGGTGGAAGGCATGGACTGGAAGGGCTATGGCGGTCGCCTGATCCTGCTGGTCAGCGATGCCGGGGCCCTGCGCAAGAACGATCCCTACAGCCGTACCCAGATGAACGAGGCGGAAGTGCGCCAGGCGGCGCTGGGCAAGCAGATCAAGATCTACGCCCTGCACCTGCGCACCGATGCCGGCAAGAAGAACCACGCCCAGGCGGAAACCCAGTACCGGGTGCTGACCGCCGACGCCAACCCGAAGATCGGCGACCTGTACATTCCGGTGCCCGGCGGCGATGTGCGCAAGTTCGGCGAGCGGGTCGACGAGATCGGCACGGTGTTCGCCGACTTGGTGCATCAGGTGCGCAGCAACCAGCACCAGGAAGTCCCGCTGCTGGCGGCGGCGCCGAGTATCGCGCAGAAATCGGCAGCCATCGGCTACGCCATGCACATGGATTTTCTCGGTCGTAAATCCGCGAGTCAGGCGCCGCAGCTGGTCAGCGCCTGGACCGCCGACCGCGACCTGACCAACCCGGCGCTGCCGGCGTTCCAGGTCTGCGTGATGCTCACCAAGTTGCAGCTCAACGACTTGCAGCAGTCGCTGAAACTGATCGTCGATGCGGCGCGCAAGACCCAGACCTCGCCCAAGGATTTCTTTCAGGAAATCGCCAGCGCCAGCGCCTACATGAGCCGCGACCCCTCGGCCCTGCGCAAGGGCGGCAACCTGGCCGACGGCGGCGTGCTCGGCGAATACCTGGAAGGCCTGCCGTACCGCAGCAAGTCGCTGAACATGACCCAGGACCTGTGGCTGTCGTTGAGCGTGGCCGAGCAGGAAGATTTCATCGACGAGCTGGATTCGAAGATCCGCCTCTACGAAACCTTCCACAACGACCTGGCCAACTGGGTGCGCTTCGGCGATGCCGAGCCGGGTGATGCCCTGTACCGCGTTCCGTTGTCGACGCTGCCGTGA
- a CDS encoding ABC transporter ATP-binding protein yields the protein MLDLAQVRKSRGEGRQRYSLEIPRLQLRAGDQLAVVGPSGCGKSTLLDLLALVLAPDSAARFEFAPAKDPIDILGIWRDAGHSALAQLRSRHLGYVLQTGGLLGFLDVRGNIGLPRKLLGLADDGIPRRLAERLEIADQLHKKPAALSVGQRQRVSCARALAHGPQVLLADEPTAALDPLNAQRVMQLLVQQSRDQGVCCVIATHDEVLARANGLQVRRIACRRDADGGVTATLGEAC from the coding sequence ATGCTCGATCTGGCGCAGGTACGCAAGAGCCGCGGCGAGGGTCGCCAACGCTACAGCCTGGAGATCCCCCGGCTGCAACTGCGCGCGGGCGACCAGCTGGCGGTGGTCGGCCCCAGCGGCTGCGGCAAGAGCACGCTGCTCGATCTGCTGGCGCTGGTGCTGGCGCCGGATTCGGCGGCGCGTTTTGAATTCGCCCCGGCCAAAGACCCCATCGACATCCTCGGGATCTGGCGCGACGCGGGCCACAGTGCCCTGGCGCAATTGCGCAGCCGGCACCTGGGCTATGTGCTGCAGACCGGCGGCCTGCTGGGCTTTCTCGACGTGCGCGGGAATATCGGCCTGCCGCGCAAACTGTTGGGGCTGGCCGACGACGGCATTCCCCGGCGCCTGGCCGAGCGCCTGGAGATCGCCGATCAACTGCACAAGAAGCCCGCCGCCCTGTCGGTGGGCCAGCGCCAGCGGGTCAGTTGCGCCCGAGCCCTGGCCCACGGCCCGCAGGTGTTGCTGGCGGATGAGCCGACGGCGGCTTTGGACCCCTTGAACGCGCAAAGAGTGATGCAACTGCTGGTGCAGCAATCCCGCGATCAGGGGGTGTGCTGCGTGATCGCCACCCACGATGAGGTGCTGGCCCGGGCCAACGGTTTGCAGGTGCGGCGCATTGCTTGCCGGCGCGATGCCGACGGCGGGGTCACCGCGACCCTGGGGGAGGCCTGCTGA